The window AACCTTACATGTTTACATACTCATAATCAGCATTGATATACACTGAAGATTTTTCAACAAGAAGTTCTGTTGGCTTTGATCGAGAagatattatgtctttagaaaaagATTTTGTAGGGGTATTTAGCTTCCGACGTTCTGGATTTGGACCATTCCTATCAGTAAGAATCCCTGCGGATACCTGCATTAAACCATTTTGGCAAGGAGAAGATCAGGTAAGGAAACATGTATAAGCACGACACTTGTTTAAATTTACCAGCTTCACATTAGTCTTGAAATTTTATTGCCTGTTGCTGAATTATTTGCCAACTGCCCATGGTACCTTAAGAGTAAACACCCAGTTTGTACTTCCCCTGGTAACCAGTATTTCAGAGTTCAGACACCGGGGATATTCCCAGTGTGTGCTGCCTACCTTACCATGATTGATTGGCAATACCCTGACATTATGGTAATGAATAATAAAGGAAGAATTAGTAGTATGAGAACACTCACTAGATTGTAAGCGGTATCCCTCTCGGTAGTGGAACATCTCTCTCCTTTCTCCAAAGTATTTATGTTTGCATTATCTTCAGTTTTACCCTGATAAATGATATCTTTCGAATTTTCAGGAATCAAATCAAGCGAATCATCTCGAGTGGCATCTCTGCAAGATCTCTCAGTTCTTGTGGATGGCATGGCTGAGCTACCACAATCCTTTTCAGTACCCATTTTCTTTGCAAGTCTTACATctggaataggagaagggggcTCTCGCTGCCGCTTCTTCATTATCGACGGTGTGCATACAGAACTTTTGGCAGCACTTTTCAGCACATCATCACGACTCCTATCACATGTAGGGGAGCTCCATAATCTTAGTGGAGTGGAGAAGCTCATGGATGGCCTCATCAACTGTCGAATGCCAAGAGGACTATATTCTGGCAGGTCACTCGAGCTTATGAGCTCGCAGCTGACAAATGGAACTTCAAggcttggaaagcaaggaggttCATAGCATAAAGCTTCTGAATGCTGCTTTTGTCCTACCACGGATTTACCATGGTTTGGTGACCCTTCTCTTCCCATGGTTGTAGATTCCAAAGGTTGTGACTCTTCAACACTTGTCAGCTGTTGCTCTTTGGATTCTGGTACTATAGGCAGTTCACTGGAAACAATCTGGCTAGCACGGCCTGAACAAATAAAGGATGGAGGTACTGATGTTGCAGAACTTTGATGATGCACAGTGCCTGTCCTGCTTGATGAGTATGTATGCAATGGATAAAGTGGTTCTTCAAAATTGTTCGCAACTTCAGATGAGCATGCACTGTGCGGGTAATTTGGGCTGAAGAAAGAATCAGCACTGATGGAGTCTGGTGCAGTAAGAAGACTCTGATAAGAAATATCCTGCCACAGTTCTGACTGAAGATCGAAGTCGGCTACAGAAAGGTCTTGCTGCCAGTGTATATCTGGATCATTTTCAGAGATCGACAACTGGTGACGAGTCTCTGGTGAAGTAGAGGCAGCATCATTGGCTTTAGTATCGCATGCTTCCTGACATGAAGAGTAAGAGTCATGTGCTCCATCACTGGAATGTATTTGCCCATGACAGCCCACAGGCTCATCAACTTGCTCCACTTGAGAAGAAGAAATATTAGCCAATGCTGATTGGCTAAACTCCGAGGAATCTTGTACCTCCTGATTAACATTCAAACCACTGCCATCACTATTTTGCTGCGTCATTGCAGATGATGAATCAACATTTAGACTCCCTGTAGGATATACAACAGCTGGTAGGCCCTGGAACTGAGCCAGTAATCCTTCTGCTCTATATGATTCATATTTCTTCTTAACTGAGCTGTGCCAATGATTTTTTATTGCATTGTCCGTCCTAACAGGGAAACATAAAAACACTAGTTCAGTTATCCTTATTGTCCAAACCAGCTCACAAGTACTCCAGCAGGACAACGTTATGATGCATTTCTTACTTGTATACAAGTATTCAACATAGAAAAGCATTAGGTTTTCAAACTGTGAAGACATAAGACAAACTGGAAATAAATTATTACCAATTCACAAAGCATTCACTTTTTCCAATTCTAATCGCATTACTGAAAATTCTAATTGCGTTAGCAGGAGGTAAAATTGTTACCTTCCTGGTAGAAATTTTGACAGTTCAGCCCATTTGTTTCCGTATATGTGATGAGCCTGAATGAGCCTTATCTCCTCTTCTTGCGTCCATGCATCTTTGTTTATACCAGGATTAAGGTGATTGTGCCACCTAAATGCAGATATCTGATCAGAAACTTAGAAATTTTTATACTGTCTTGGTGCCCTGTCCGACGTGATCCTCAAAAATTACACCACTATTAATTTGCACTACATACGTCCCCATAAAAGAACGCGTGctaaaataaaaaatatatatagAATAATCACCATGCGATGAACCATAGCAATTGATCAAGAGAATACCTTCAGTAATTCAGTATCACGATTAACTACTAGTATCAATAGAATATATGGTAGAAGTTTAAGTTCCACAATAAAACATATACTCTCTCTGTTTCAAAATACATCTGCGCATTAGGTTTCATCAGTACATGCCTTATATACTTTATGTGACATAAAATTGATGTCATTAGGTTCATTTTCCAGAGTAATTATTTGTGGTTATGATTTTGTATCACAAAAGTTACATTAATAGTATTGGTCAAAGGCTTGTCCTAGCAAAACCTAGTATGCTATGTATGTTGGAACGGACTAAGTACTTTCATAGTAGCCAAAAGGTGTTAAACATGCTTCGGTACTATCCCTGGAATTGATATTATCGGTACTTATTGTGGCATATACTTCCATAGAAGGCAAAATGAGTTAATATGCCATACCTTTCGCGACATTGCTTCCCAATGCGTCCTGGCAAAGCTTGGGCGATGGTTGACCATTTCGTGGGTCCATATTTCTTTACCATCTGAATAATGACGTCATCTTCCTGAAAAGAAGGACAACGAACGGAATAATGTGGCATGTGATGTTGTTCATTATTATCCTCGGATTGGTTTCTAAAATATAGAAATGAAAATCATTCAATATGGATCTTACTTCTTTAGACCATGGCCCTTTGACTAGCTCAGGATTCAAAACCTTCTGCCACCTATGCAAGCATTGAACGTCGGTCCTATCAGGAAAACACTCAGCTGGAAGGAAAAAACATGTAGTTTATCAACCATCGTATTACAATAAAGATGCAACAAGACTTTTCATTAATAGCCATGGGAAAAAACTTCATACAAAAGCATAAAGTTAAGTCAAACCGTGATGAAGTCCAAGGGAAAAGTTTCATGTACATGCATCTAAAAAAACATAGATGTGCATCATATGTTTAGAACATGTTCACCAAAACACGCCATGCTACATTATTATGAAATGTGCCTTGTACAAAATAGACAAGTAGGTGTAGCCAAAAACTGTTGAACGTTTTGTCTTTAGTGTGCAAGGCATGTTTGATCACATCTAATCATATTTTACTCTAGTTAGCGATATCTGAAATGATATGGCCACCATATTTAAAGAATACTGGCAATTTCTTCTAGTAgatcagttgtaagatggagctAGCATAATATAACAATGAAGTTTGAGAACAGTATGTACAAAGTGTAATTTATTGGTGCACAAAATAAGAAAAACACAAGCATTATCCAGGAGGGCATATTTATTGTTAACCCTTTCTTGGTGCAAACATGATATGTGTATTAGTTAGGCCATCAATTAATTGAGAAAATCTAAAAACACATTCATAGAGGTGGACTAAAAGCATATGTGGGCGAtcgctcccccctcccccctcgcGTCACTCCCCGAGTGACCCAGGGGTAACCCTAGCCGCCGGCGCGCGACCCCCTGCccccctccctcccctcgccgccgcctgtccgcgccgccgggcaaagcccggtgggtgctggcggcggcggggcctggCGCGGGCGGGCGCCCCCGAGCGGCGGCGCAACGCGGAGCTGGGGCGCGGCGGCGCATGGCGGTgctcggcggcggcgctgcggagCGGCAGGCCAGGCGTGGTGGGCTGGACGCGGGCGGTGCACGGCGGATGCGTGGCCGGGGTGGCGGCGTCGGCGTTGGCTGGTTCTGCCCCACGGGCGGCGCAAGCTGCGGCGGCTCTGCTCGAGGCGGGTGACAGTACCTGGCGGCAGGGCGCCATGGCTTCACGGCGGAGGTGCGGGTCAAGTTGCTGGCTCCTTTGGAGACCCTCTTCGGTGGCTGGGTGCAGCCGATCCGGTGGCCCTCGCCGGCGGACGGGTGGCTACTTCTTCCTCGCCTGGATCTGGCCGGTGGCCGTGGTAGGGCGTCAAGGGTGACGCTGGGGAGGCTGATGGAGGGCTGGGTAGACCGACTACCTGTCACTGGCGCAGGGGTGCACCGGTCCGGACGAGCTCCGCTCCCCCGTCCCCTCTTCCAGTCCTAGTGCCTCTTGGCTGCAGATCAGGGTTCGGGGTGGGACGGCCACCGGCGGTTCCGATGGTGCTTAGGTCCTGCAGGTCGGCTCAAACCCATACCTTTGATGGTCTCTGGAGTGTCTGGATGCAgggcggcggccttggtggtGGGAGCTGCGGGCTCGTGGGCGGAGCTCGTTGTCATGGCCGCAAGGGCGGCATGGGGGCGGGCCTTCGACGCTCTACGGTGGTGGTACGGCCGGCGCTCTCCTATCGTGTCGTACCATGGGCGGAGGTGGAGGGTCGTGACCGGGGTGAAAACCTCGTCTGATTCGGGTCAGACCGATGGCGGCGGCGTCCttgcgtcgttcccttcctgaaGGCTCCATCGCGGTGGCCCTGCGTCCTTCGCATTACTCCGGGTGAAAACCTCGATTCAGTGGATCGGGCGGTGGCGGCTCTCCGGTGTTGTTTCTTTCCTGAAAGCACCGCTCTGGAGTTCCTGGTTCGTCGAGTTTCGGCTCCGTCTCCTCGCGGTGACTTGCTCATGGTGGAGCGCTCCTTAGTTCCTTAGCTATGCTCTTCTGTCTACTTGTTGTTTGCTTTGGGATCTTTGGAGTGGTGTTGTTGATCGTCAGCTCCCTTGTATCTGCCTTGGGTGTGTGTGTGGTGTCAGGTGTTTGCAGTCTGTATGTCGTtggtgctttatatataaagcggggcgaaagcctttttcggtaaaagCATATATGTTGAGCACATGAGCCTTGGGCCCTACAGCCAGCATGATTGCAAGATTCAATATTTTAGGAGTTAGTATGCAACATGCGAGGCATCCATCTAGGCTATATAGATTGAGTTTGCTTCAGCTAGGTGGTGTTCAATTCGGCCTTTAACCCGTACTTATGTGATAGTATACTTCTTCCGGTTCCCTAAAAAGCTGTATTTTTGGACAAAGGGAAAGTAAACTTTTGAAACTTCGACTTCCAATATCCCCAATAATACTTGGTTAGATAGTTGCAAAACATATTCATAAAATTGTCTTAAATGTATTTAATATTTTGGGGTTCTATCAATATGTTGTGACAGATATAAGTTGTGAAAGATGTGTTCAATTTGGCCTTTAACCTGTACTTATGTGGATAGACTTAGAGGTACGGCCAACAGGCCTATACGTGGACACAAAGGGGGGCAACAGCAATTTTTGGATAAATTGCGAGAGCCAAGACTTGAACTAAAGACCTTGGTCTCTGGTACCATGTcaagcttcatgcactagccaacgcaaccaaaagATGTTCCCGCAACCAAAAGATGTTCCCAATAAATAAAGAGTTAGCAATCCATGGATCGCAAAATTATGGACGGTTTCTGTAACACAAACACGACCATGAGGTTCACCGTAACTTGCACAGGAAAAGGATGCCATAATACGCCATTCAGTTCTTTTCATTATAAAACATGGACATGGAATCATCTAAATATACAAAAACCAAAATTAGAATGTTTCTTCTCCCACTTACAAAAATACTAGGCACTTTTGACTATATCACGGCAATCAAACTTTTGCAAAATGTAACCAGAGTATCTTGCGATACTATCTCAAGCAGAAACTCTAACTAGGTAGAATTGGGGTACTGAGTAGTTAACAGGAGCACTGTGTGATTTATTAACCAGGGAGCAGCAGTGAAATAAAGGAGCCTCATTTTAGATATGTCAGTTTGGATCTTGCAACAAAAATCAACAAACCATAAAATACACGTCTGGAGAGAAATTTCGAGTTATAGAGTGGCAGAGATTAAAACAATAGTGCTAGCAAATACAATAACTGAACAATTTTCTAACTGTTGTGTTGATTAACAAAATACCTATCTTTTTCCAATTTTTCCCATTGTGGATTTCAACAGCCTTCCGAAGTATATCGTCCTACAATTGAGTAGCATACATATAGAACATCAGACTACATGAGTGTACCTGCTTTAGACACCAAAATTCTGAGCGTACACTATTTATGGCCGGCACTATTAAATTAATTATAAATATGCACAATTACCAAATAtgttactccctccgatccatattaattgtcgctgATCAGAGGGAGTACAAGAAATATTTGGGACAAAGTCAAGTTCTGTGTATAAATCTCAGTCAGGTAGTCTACAGTACCGAAGAACAGAACCTATGCTTCTGAAAAATATATTTAGCCAAGAGTTACGCAAAACCGGATTTCGAAGCTTTACCTCTTCCAGGGTCCAATTTCCCTTGGTCGAGCGCCTTGCTGGACCCGTTGTCCTCCTAAAGTACAAAAAATCAGATCCATAAAGTTACATGTATAATACAAAACCTGGTGCATGGTTCTTTGACAATTATTTTACCCATTGGACAACCGCCCCTTCTGGGGTCCACTGCTGGCTCTTCCATCAGGCACAGCCAAAGCAGAGGGTGAACCCTCAGCGGCCTTCTTTGAAGTCCTTCCCTTGTCACTTGTCATTGTGAGTGAACACTGAAAATTCAATTTCCACTCTGTAGCAGAAGCCAGGGAAGGGTCTAAGAATCATTATAATGTCAAACCCCCAGTGAGTCCTTCAACGAGTTGTGTCGCAGAAGGAGAATAGATCATAGGCTGCCAAGGAAAAGTAAAGAGGACCAAAGTAGGTTATTAATCAATCAAGAAATACTAATAGCAGCAGCACTAAGAAATGGCGCATACGACTTGTAGGCTATGGTTTTCTTCAGAATCACCGCTTCAGCAAAAGATACATAAATAAGTAATCAAAAAATAACCACCAAGCACCAACATTTCACGAGCATACCAGCTTATCCCTCCCAAGTTTAATGTGTTGCCAGTACTACTCTGACTCCACTACTTTCATAAACCTCACCCCTTTTGTTACCAAAACCTCCTTCACCAGAGTACGAGGTATCACCGCTTACAATAGGTCACATACCGTCCAATAACTGTAACCTCAACCACATGACCACAAATAAAACTCCTCATTTTGTACATCATGCTCAGCTGTGTTTGTCTGTGTCGGTGTATATCCCTAGCAAGTGTAGGTAATAAATATTTCAGAAAATCCACAAATTTGGTCATGGTATCGGAGCTACAGGTGGTGGCTACTAAACCCCTGAATAATTGCCAATGTAAAGGCTCTGAAGAATGTAAAAGCAAGTAATGAGATTCTCCAATTGAGTCACAGAGACAGCGATAGTTTGGACGAATTTTTTGTTACCAATCTATAACTCAGTGAGTATGAGTCACCATATGGCGAATTTCCCTCTATGCTTTCAGGAGACCAAAACGACGGGGGTCTGTTTATTAATTATCCCTGGACTAGGCAGCCTTGGTTGGTTGTCTCGTCCTCTATGGGCAGGACATGACTGCACCATCCCATCTCCATCTTAATGATACTATGTGACATTCTTGTTATGCACTAATGTTATGGGTGAACACAGGCAAATCATGAACCATAGAACCCTCCTTGAGCAAAACCAAATCTTGAACCACTAAACCCTCTGTATCTCCTCAAATTTGTGATATGATTTTTTTCAAGTTATGAGGAGCCTTGAAAGGTTCAATATTAGCCTGCTTTGCAATTGGTGGTGGACACAATTGAACCTTTCAAGGTTCCTCATATCACAAGAATCTAACCGCCCCCCATCTGCTAGCCCGTATTAAAAGATCAAAAGAATCTGACCGCCCCCCACCCCAACACACACAAGAAACACTAAGATCTTGCAGGCAGGGTCCCAACATCACCAACTAGCAATCTTCGCCCAATCCTCGGTCATAACCAACATTCTTTGCATAATTTTTCTTTTTTGCACATTGCGGATACAAGAAATTTTCTCCGGGAAACCGAATCCAACGTGATCGGAGACGCATCCAGCAATGTAGCGGAACCCCCCGGAGACAAAATCCGCGTGAGAACCCTTGATATGAAAAAAAAATCCACAGCAAACTCCTTCTAAGATCCGGCGAATGGCCGCCACACCAAACAGGCCGACATCACCTGCAACCCCAGGGAGTCGGCGATGGAAAAGAGAACGGAGATTTCTACCTTTCCATTGGAAACAAAAAAGACGGGGGTAAACGCAAGAAAGCTTACCTCTCCGGCGGATCTGACGCAGCGCGTCCGCCTGCCCCAGCAGCGATTGACCCGCGCCGCCTGAGCCTCCTGCCGCCTCCGCCACCAAATCCCTAATCGCCGGAGCACAAAAGGAAAAGTTTCTCTTTCTTTATTGGATTGAAATGCAAataagtcttctctccccttccctTCGCCTCGGAGGTTTAAATTGGTGGATGCGACAGACTGGAAGAGTAGGAAGTGGAGTGAAAAGGACGGCTCGGATGTCGGTTACCGGCAGAACCGATAGGTGTGAGCCGTTTGCTCAAC is drawn from Aegilops tauschii subsp. strangulata cultivar AL8/78 chromosome 1, Aet v6.0, whole genome shotgun sequence and contains these coding sequences:
- the LOC109760240 gene encoding transcription factor MYB3R-1; the encoded protein is MTSDKGRTSKKAAEGSPSALAVPDGRASSGPQKGRLSNGRTTGPARRSTKGNWTLEEDDILRKAVEIHNGKNWKKIAECFPDRTDVQCLHRWQKVLNPELVKGPWSKEEDDVIIQMVKKYGPTKWSTIAQALPGRIGKQCRERWHNHLNPGINKDAWTQEEEIRLIQAHHIYGNKWAELSKFLPGRTDNAIKNHWHSSVKKKYESYRAEGLLAQFQGLPAVVYPTGSLNVDSSSAMTQQNSDGSGLNVNQEVQDSSEFSQSALANISSSQVEQVDEPVGCHGQIHSSDGAHDSYSSCQEACDTKANDAASTSPETRHQLSISENDPDIHWQQDLSVADFDLQSELWQDISYQSLLTAPDSISADSFFSPNYPHSACSSEVANNFEEPLYPLHTYSSSRTGTVHHQSSATSVPPSFICSGRASQIVSSELPIVPESKEQQLTSVEESQPLESTTMGREGSPNHGKSVVGQKQHSEALCYEPPCFPSLEVPFVSCELISSSDLPEYSPLGIRQLMRPSMSFSTPLRLWSSPTCDRSRDDVLKSAAKSSVCTPSIMKKRQREPPSPIPDVRLAKKMGTEKDCGSSAMPSTRTERSCRDATRDDSLDLIPENSKDIIYQGKTEDNANINTLEKGERCSTTERDTAYNLVSAGILTDRNGPNPERRKLNTPTKSFSKDIISSRSKPTELLVEKSSVYINADYEYVNILADTPGIKRGLESPSAWKSPLFTNFQDGFFMSPTGTTFDALGLVKQINEQNAPALEEAHELLESGSLCNKESSDKENIKHIVIKKEHATTNQISNVMSEARILDFNECTTPVKKKEDNRCNTLGRSPTSYVLKNVR